The DNA sequence ACCACCGGCGCAGGGATAGGGGCAGGAATGGGCGTGGCGATGGGGCCCGGCGCGGGAAGGGGGCTGAGGGCGAGCGCAGATACGGCGAGTGGCCCGGCCGGTACGGCCATTAGGAGCCGGAAGCGCTGCCAGGCGGCCTCCACATCGGCCGGCGAGAAGAGTACGGGCTGCGCGGCGGCCTCGCCCGCCCGCTCCCAGGCGCGGGTAACGGTGGCCAGGATTTGCAGGTGGCGCGGGTCGGCCTGCACCCAGGCGCGCAGGTCGGCGCGTTCGGCGGCCGAGGTTTCGGCGGCCAGGTGGCGGGCCAGCAGCGCCCAGGGGGCATCCGGCGGGTCGGGGTAGCGTTGCATCGTCAAGCAGGAAGCCGGGGGAAGAGGACGGGGCCAGGTACTGTACGGATACGCCACGGCGCCCCTACCCCCACGCGGCCCCCAAAAATAGCGGCCGGCGCGGGGCGGGCGGGTCCGCCGCCGGCACTCAGCGCCCGCAGCGCCAGCAGGTAGAGCAGCAGTCCGTACAGGTTTTTGAGCACGCCCGCCAGCTCGCGCCGCAGAATGCGCAGGGCCTTACCCATCTGGTTTTCCACGGTTTTAGGCGATATCTCGAGCGCCTCAGCAATCTGCTGGTAGCTCATTTCCTCGTAGCGGCTCAGCTCGAACACCACGCGGCACTGGGGTGGCAGGTGGGCCAGGGCCGCCGCCACGGCCGCGGTGGTTTCGGTGGCGTGCAGCTGGGCCAGGGCGTCGGGGGCCACGGGGGCGCTGGCGGGCGGGGCCTCGTCCCAGGCCACGTGGCGCTGGGCGCGCTGCTGGTAGCGCACGGCGGCATTGAGGGCCATGCGCGTGAGGTAGGCGCGGTGCGAATCGATGGCTGGCAGCGTGGCTAGCCCCTGCCATACCCGTAAAAATACGTCCTGCAAAATGTCTTCCACCGCTGCCCGGTCGGGCACCACGCGGTAGGCCACCGCCCCAAGTGGGGCGTAAAATGCCTTAAACAAGGCTTCCAGAAACGCTGCGGGGTCGGCCTGGCGCAGGTGCGTCAGGCGGGTATCCAGGGCAGCATCGTTAGGGGTCGCCATAGGGGGAAGGCCCGGGGAATAGAGTCGGGCGGAGGGCGAGCCGCCAGAAATTAACAGCTCTGGGGGAAGTGCTGTTCCCCGGGTGGCCGCTCTTTCCGCAAGCTAAGCAGTGAACGCCATCCGCCGCTAAGCCTGTGGATGGGGCCCCGGGCAACTACTACCAGTCCCGGCCCTGCTACTGCGCAAAACCAGGGGGGCGTTGCCCGGGGCTTCGCGCGGTAAAGTCTTTAGCTCCTGCTGCCTGGTACATCGCGCGGAGAGGGGGCCACCGCGTGCAGACTGCCTTCTTATTTAGCGCGTTTTCCAGGTCCGTGTACCATTTGGCCGCTGCCGGTCTGCCGGCTTTTCACTTCTGAATAAGTAGCTACAAAACAAGATTTTGCTTAAGGGAAAACCCTCATCTACTAGCTGGCAAGGCGCTTTTTGGTGGATAGGCTTTTTGAATAAGACATTTGGCCAGTGGCGGGCTGGCCGAAGTCATTTGGAAGCGTCAGGTCAAACAATTCTATTGGCCAGGTAGCCTTGAAAAACGCAGTTGCGTAGAGCAGCTATCACTAATATTAACCTCACCAGTCATGAAAATAGGAATTATCGGAGCCGGCCACATCGGCAGCGCCCTTGCCGTGCGGCTCACCAGCCTCGGCCATTCGGTGCTCATTGCCAACTCGCGCGGCCCCGAAACGCTGGGCGACGTGGCCCAAAAAACTGGCGCCACCCCCTCTACGGCCCGCGAAGCCGCCCAATACGGCGAAATCATTGTGGTCACCATTCCCCTGATCAACATCCCCGACCTGCCCAAAGACCTGTTTGAAGGCGTGCCCGCCAGCGTGCCGGTGATTGACACCAGCAACTACTACCCCCTGCTGCGCGACGGCCACCTGCGCGAGCTGGAAACCGGTACCCTCACCGAGAGCGAGTGGGTGCAGCAGCACCTGGGCCGCCCGGTGGTGAAGGTGTTCAACAATATCTACGCCGAGCACCTCGAAAAATCGGGTACGCCCATTGGCACGCCCGGCCGCATTGCGCTGCCCGTGGCCGGCGACGAGGCCGCCGCCAAGCAGAAAGTGATGGCCCTGGTTGAGGAGTTGGGCTTCGATGCCGTGGAAGATGGCAGCTTGCACGAGTCGTGGCGGCAGCAGCCCGGCACCCCGTCGTACGGTGCCGACTGGACCGAACCTAAGTTGCGCGAGCACCTGCGCAGTCTGGGTCACGAGCGCACGGCGGCCCAGCACGCGCAGTTTCTGGCCAACCACGCCGAGCAGGAAAAGCAGATGGCGGCGCAGGGCATCAAGCTAAAGTAGCTCAGTGCGGCGCCCGGCCCGCCGTTGGGGCCCCCAACCAAAAGAGCCGCGGCAGTTGCCGTGGCTCTTTTGGTTTAAGCAGGTGGGCGGTGCTGGCGGGGAAGGCGCTTTGCCAGCACCGCCCGCCACCTACCTATTAATTGCCTGCTGCATCTGTGCGTTGTAACGTTCTCCCTGAATGGCTACCTGACTGATTGCCTGCTCTAAATGCCGCAAATCATCGGGCGTGAGGATGACCTTGGCCGCGCCGGCGTTCTCTTGCAGGCGGGGTAGCTTGGTGGTGCCGGGGATGGGGGCGAGCCAGGGCTTCTGGGCCAGCAGCCAAGCCAGGGCCACCTGGGCCGGGGTGGCCTGCTTGCGGCCGGCAAGTTGTTTTAGCAAGTCGACGAGGGCCAGGTTGGCTTGGCGGGCCGCCGCCTCGAAGCGGGGCAGGGAGCTGCGAATATCGCCGCTGGCAAACGTCGAGTCGGCGGTGATGGTTCCGGTGAGGAAGCCCCGGCCCAGCGGGCTAAACGGCACGAAGCCAATGCCGAGCGCTTCGAGTGTGGGCAGCACGCTCTGCTCGGGCTCGCGCCACCACAGCGAATACTCGCTCTGCAAGGCCGATACCGGCTGCACCGCGTGCGCCCGGCGAATAGCATCGGGCCCGGCCTCCGAGAGGCCAAAATACTTCACCTTGCCTTCCCGAATCAGGTCCTGCACCGCACCGGCCACGTCTTCCATCGGCACGCTGGGGTCTACCCGGTGTTGGTAAAACAGGTCGATGCAGTCGGTGCCCAGGCGCCGGAGCGACTGTTCGGCCACGAGCCGGATGCGCGCCGGCTGGCTGTCGAGGCCCTGCGCCGGGTCGCCGTCTTTGAAGCCGAATTTGGTGGCGATAACTACTTGGTGGCGCATCGGGGCCAGGGCCGCGCCCACCACCTGCTCGTTGGCCGCGCCGTAGGCCTCGGCGGTGTCAAAAAAAGTGATGCCCAGGTCCACCGCCGCCCGGATGAGCCGGGTAGCTTCGGCCACGTCGGTGGCTGGGCCGTAGCCCCGGTTCAGGCCCATGCAGCCCAAGCCCAGGGCCGATACTTCGAGGCCGGCGGGCCCTAATTTGCGTTTTTCCACGTTGTGTGCTGGTTGAGGTGAAGCCCCGCCAAGGGCTGGCGGGGTAGCGGGCCTTGTACGGCAGGCGGCATCAATCCGGCCGGGGGGCGCCTGGCTGCACCCCAACTTGGAAACTGCTGCAAGCTTGCTTTATCTGGCAGGGAAGGGGAAGTGAAAAAGTCTTTCAAATCAAGTTGTTACGCCGTAAGCCAAGGCAATTGCAGCGTCAGCGGACAGAGCCGTTCTGGTGTTTTTCTCCCTCCCGGCTCTTTTTCGAAAAGCCGGGGGGGCGTCGTCGTCAGGGCCCGCCTGGTGACGCGGGAACGCGGGCTACCAGGCGGGCACTACGGTACCCTGACCTGAAAACCGCGCTAGCTGAGCCAGCTGGGAATAGAGCATCAATTTCTTAATTTTAGAAGAAAATTTCGGTTCTTTGTCAAATCCTGTGAATTCAAGCGGAAGCGACTAAAATTCGCATTCGCATATTCTTGAAATTAGATAATCCAAACGATATGCGTTGCATATACCGTAAATA is a window from the Hymenobacter nivis genome containing:
- a CDS encoding RNA polymerase sigma-70 factor is translated as MATPNDAALDTRLTHLRQADPAAFLEALFKAFYAPLGAVAYRVVPDRAAVEDILQDVFLRVWQGLATLPAIDSHRAYLTRMALNAAVRYQQRAQRHVAWDEAPPASAPVAPDALAQLHATETTAAVAAALAHLPPQCRVVFELSRYEEMSYQQIAEALEISPKTVENQMGKALRILRRELAGVLKNLYGLLLYLLALRALSAGGGPARPAPAAIFGGRVGVGAPWRIRTVPGPVLFPRLPA
- a CDS encoding NADPH-dependent F420 reductase, whose product is MKIGIIGAGHIGSALAVRLTSLGHSVLIANSRGPETLGDVAQKTGATPSTAREAAQYGEIIVVTIPLINIPDLPKDLFEGVPASVPVIDTSNYYPLLRDGHLRELETGTLTESEWVQQHLGRPVVKVFNNIYAEHLEKSGTPIGTPGRIALPVAGDEAAAKQKVMALVEELGFDAVEDGSLHESWRQQPGTPSYGADWTEPKLREHLRSLGHERTAAQHAQFLANHAEQEKQMAAQGIKLK
- a CDS encoding aldo/keto reductase, with the translated sequence MEKRKLGPAGLEVSALGLGCMGLNRGYGPATDVAEATRLIRAAVDLGITFFDTAEAYGAANEQVVGAALAPMRHQVVIATKFGFKDGDPAQGLDSQPARIRLVAEQSLRRLGTDCIDLFYQHRVDPSVPMEDVAGAVQDLIREGKVKYFGLSEAGPDAIRRAHAVQPVSALQSEYSLWWREPEQSVLPTLEALGIGFVPFSPLGRGFLTGTITADSTFASGDIRSSLPRFEAAARQANLALVDLLKQLAGRKQATPAQVALAWLLAQKPWLAPIPGTTKLPRLQENAGAAKVILTPDDLRHLEQAISQVAIQGERYNAQMQQAINR